From Paenibacillus sp. PK3_47, the proteins below share one genomic window:
- a CDS encoding AAA family ATPase gives MPKYWKEVLIGFAPVMLIFMAFVGINIFPVIIAAGMVGALLVLAHLRGGLAVNAGADKKRKKNGPAKLTFEEIGGQDNAKQELREALDFLIRHEEISKFGIRPLKGILLTGPPGTGKTLMAKAAAHYTNSVFVAASGSEFVEMYVGVGAGRIRDLFKDARNRAVKENKQSAIIFIDEIDVIGGKREGGQQREYDQTLNQLLTEMDGIYNNDTPRILLVAATNRKEMLDSALLRPGRFDRHIQVDMPDKKGRKSILDLHAKNKPLHPDVNLDKIAEEAYNFSGAQLESVMNEAAIYMMRENLTQVEHRHLAMAIDKVMMGEKTDRETNQEEKKRVAIHELGHAIMAELLRPGSVSQVTLTPRGQALGYVRHNPQAEQYLYTKDYLEDQIMIALGGAASEEIFYGGRSTGSRGDFDQALNIVETMMKSGLTSLGIANLQMVTTEELMKENSKILDELMIRTREMLENQRHVFDYCLDILMKEEVLSGEQFRCQFRDSVRLPA, from the coding sequence ATGCCTAAGTATTGGAAAGAAGTGCTCATCGGTTTTGCGCCCGTCATGCTGATTTTTATGGCATTTGTGGGGATTAATATTTTTCCGGTGATTATCGCTGCAGGGATGGTTGGCGCTTTGCTTGTGCTGGCTCATCTGCGCGGCGGACTGGCTGTTAACGCAGGGGCTGACAAGAAACGCAAGAAGAACGGTCCGGCCAAGCTTACCTTTGAAGAAATCGGCGGTCAGGATAATGCCAAGCAGGAGCTGCGTGAAGCGCTGGATTTTCTGATCCGGCATGAGGAAATCAGCAAATTCGGCATTCGTCCGCTTAAAGGGATCCTGCTTACAGGCCCTCCGGGGACAGGGAAGACGCTGATGGCCAAAGCTGCGGCACATTATACCAATTCTGTGTTCGTTGCGGCATCTGGCAGTGAGTTTGTAGAAATGTATGTGGGTGTCGGTGCAGGCCGCATCCGTGATTTGTTCAAGGATGCCCGCAACCGTGCTGTCAAAGAGAACAAGCAAAGCGCAATTATTTTTATTGATGAAATTGATGTTATCGGCGGTAAACGTGAAGGCGGACAGCAGCGCGAGTATGATCAGACCCTGAATCAGCTGCTGACCGAGATGGACGGGATTTATAACAATGATACGCCGCGCATCCTGCTGGTTGCAGCCACGAACCGTAAGGAAATGCTGGATTCGGCGCTGCTGCGTCCGGGACGTTTTGACCGTCATATTCAGGTGGACATGCCTGACAAGAAAGGCCGCAAATCGATCCTTGATCTGCATGCCAAAAATAAACCGCTGCATCCTGATGTCAACCTGGACAAGATTGCCGAGGAGGCTTACAATTTTTCCGGCGCCCAGCTTGAAAGTGTGATGAATGAAGCTGCGATTTACATGATGCGCGAGAATCTGACCCAGGTTGAGCACCGGCATCTGGCAATGGCAATTGACAAAGTAATGATGGGTGAAAAGACAGACCGCGAAACAAATCAGGAAGAGAAGAAACGGGTTGCCATCCACGAGCTTGGACATGCCATTATGGCAGAGCTGCTGCGTCCTGGCAGTGTCAGCCAGGTAACGCTTACGCCCCGCGGGCAGGCACTGGGCTATGTGCGTCATAACCCGCAGGCTGAGCAGTATCTTTACACCAAGGATTATCTTGAAGACCAGATTATGATTGCGCTGGGCGGAGCCGCTTCAGAAGAGATTTTCTACGGCGGACGGAGTACCGGTTCACGCGGTGACTTTGACCAGGCGCTGAACATTGTGGAAACGATGATGAAGTCAGGTCTTACCTCACTCGGAATCGCCAATCTCCAGATGGTTACAACAGAAGAGCTTATGAAGGAAAACAGCAAAATTCTTGACGAGCTGATGATCCGTACCCGGGAAATGCTTGAGAACCAGCGGCATGTATTTGATTACTGTCTTGACATTTTAATGAAAGAAGAAGTACTCTCTGGAGAGCAATTTCGTTGTCAATTTCGTGACAGCGTTCGTTTACCGGCATAA
- a CDS encoding 3-hydroxyacyl-CoA dehydrogenase NAD-binding domain-containing protein, whose protein sequence is MNFKKIGVIGGGTMGQGIAEMLAAKGLEVLLVEKTSERLDYSYDMIETNLDKQLEKWAITQAEKKLILGRIQKVTHFAELSSCDMVIETITEDLEAKQKVFNQLDQVCPSHIILASNTSTLSLTELASSTMYPERVIGMHFIHPVGKVDLVEIVRGLKTSDTTFEDTKAFVDEIVEKKGVMIYESPGFVTSRLICLFINEAMHVLQEGVASPEDIDDAMRIGYQFQYGPLEMADRFGLDSVLAALENMFREYGELKYRPSTILKKMVRAGQLGMKSGEGFFKYDKDGDRV, encoded by the coding sequence ATGAATTTTAAAAAAATCGGTGTCATCGGCGGTGGCACAATGGGTCAAGGGATTGCTGAAATGCTGGCAGCCAAAGGCCTGGAAGTATTACTGGTGGAGAAAACTTCAGAAAGACTGGACTACTCTTACGACATGATCGAGACAAATCTCGACAAACAGCTCGAGAAATGGGCGATCACCCAGGCAGAGAAGAAGCTGATTCTGGGCCGTATCCAAAAAGTGACACATTTTGCCGAGCTCAGCTCCTGCGATATGGTCATCGAGACCATTACCGAGGATCTGGAAGCCAAGCAGAAAGTATTCAACCAGCTTGATCAAGTATGCCCAAGCCATATTATTCTGGCCAGCAACACGTCAACGCTCAGCTTGACTGAACTTGCCAGCTCTACAATGTATCCTGAACGCGTAATCGGCATGCATTTTATACATCCAGTAGGCAAGGTGGATCTGGTCGAGATTGTACGCGGCCTGAAAACATCCGACACCACTTTTGAAGATACCAAGGCTTTTGTGGACGAGATCGTTGAGAAAAAAGGCGTAATGATTTATGAATCTCCGGGATTTGTAACTTCACGTCTTATTTGTCTCTTCATCAACGAGGCTATGCATGTGCTCCAGGAAGGCGTTGCTTCCCCTGAAGATATTGACGATGCAATGCGCATCGGGTACCAGTTCCAGTATGGACCGCTTGAAATGGCAGACCGCTTTGGTCTGGATTCCGTTCTTGCCGCTCTGGAGAACATGTTCCGTGAATACGGTGAACTGAAGTACCGTCCATCCACTATCCTCAAAAAGATGGTGCGTGCGGGACAACTGGGAATGAAATCAGGCGAAGGCTTCTTCAAGTATGACAAGGATGGTGAC
- a CDS encoding redox-sensing transcriptional repressor Rex has translation MKSEKISEAVVRRLPVYLRFLNDLQKREIATVSSQELGQKLDLNPAQIRKDLAYFGDFGRKGIGYDVSYLIEKIRHILKLDQQINVALVGAGNLGHALSNYNAYLKDTMKITAVFDSYAPKIGQKINSLTVQPMEELGKTIREQGIRIGIITVPDSEAQAVADILVESGIEAILNFAPVILKTPSNIRIHAADFTTDLQSLAYYLHDGKEETANEQQ, from the coding sequence ATGAAATCGGAAAAAATATCTGAGGCGGTTGTCCGCAGACTTCCTGTATACCTGCGATTCCTGAATGATCTCCAAAAGCGTGAAATCGCTACCGTGTCTTCCCAGGAGCTGGGGCAGAAGCTCGACCTGAATCCGGCACAGATCCGCAAGGACCTGGCCTATTTTGGTGATTTTGGCCGCAAGGGCATCGGCTATGATGTTTCTTACCTGATCGAAAAAATCCGCCACATCCTCAAGCTGGACCAGCAGATCAACGTGGCTCTGGTAGGTGCCGGTAATCTCGGTCACGCCCTGTCCAATTACAATGCTTATCTGAAGGATACGATGAAGATCACAGCCGTATTTGATTCTTACGCACCCAAGATCGGGCAGAAGATCAACTCTCTGACGGTCCAGCCTATGGAAGAGCTGGGCAAAACGATCCGTGAGCAGGGAATCCGCATCGGTATTATTACGGTACCGGACAGTGAAGCCCAGGCTGTAGCAGATATTCTGGTGGAGTCAGGGATTGAAGCCATTTTGAATTTTGCCCCGGTTATCCTGAAGACCCCGTCCAATATCCGGATACATGCGGCCGATTTTACGACCGATCTGCAGAGTCTGGCCTATTATTTGCACGATGGAAAGGAAGAAACAGCAAATGAGCAGCAATAA
- a CDS encoding DUF5590 domain-containing protein, with protein MKKRRKWLLLGIALFLLLLFGLSQFYAYIMKDQWNERSKAEEVAMNQAGLTDITEAKKSVWDENAIYWVVTGQNGAGTEMMVWVRFTTEGEPAGGVNDIYAAEVAGGTSEEQIRTALAAELPGVEIKRLLPGVYNGEYAWQVFYRDKERYYYKFYRFADGAAIGEGYSLPNS; from the coding sequence TTGAAGAAGAGGAGAAAATGGCTTCTGCTTGGCATAGCCCTGTTTCTGCTCCTGCTGTTCGGATTAAGCCAGTTCTATGCCTATATCATGAAGGACCAGTGGAATGAACGCAGTAAAGCTGAGGAAGTCGCCATGAACCAGGCAGGCTTGACTGATATTACTGAAGCGAAGAAGTCCGTCTGGGACGAAAACGCGATTTACTGGGTGGTTACAGGCCAGAACGGTGCGGGGACGGAAATGATGGTCTGGGTGCGTTTTACTACGGAAGGCGAGCCTGCAGGAGGCGTAAATGATATTTATGCGGCGGAAGTTGCGGGCGGAACGTCGGAAGAACAGATCCGTACGGCCCTAGCGGCCGAGCTGCCGGGAGTTGAGATCAAACGGCTGTTGCCGGGAGTCTATAACGGGGAATATGCGTGGCAGGTGTTTTACAGGGATAAAGAGCGGTATTACTACAAATTCTACCGCTTTGCTGACGGGGCAGCCATCGGGGAAGGGTACAGCTTACCGAACAGCTAA
- a CDS encoding amidohydrolase, translated as MSSNKTVINGRFLVPGSHQPVLNGYMTIENDLITYIGEEKPVIEDGVSTIDGSRLLFMPGLVNTHGHAAMSLLRGYGDDMVLQAWLQEKMWPMEEKFTGEDVYWGTALSVLEMLKGGTTTFLDMYDHMDRVARVVEQSGIRSVLMRGVIGLCPEDVQNHKLAEAIRFAQDWHGKADGRITTMMSPHAPYTCPPDFFVKFVQAAHDLDLPMHTHMSETRHEVEQNAADYGLRPVAHLEKLGMFTRPSIIAHGVHLNDEEIDILARYKVGVSHNPGSNLKLASGVARVPELLRAGVPVSLGTDGAASNNNLDMFEEMRLAALIHKGVSGDPTAVPAPEALLMATEYGARSVFLDNVGRLAPGMKADFIAIDIDQPHLLPHTDLLSHVVYSASAKDVEHVWVNGLQVVKHGQCLTLDEEEIRRKAQETFEGLLKR; from the coding sequence ATGAGCAGCAATAAGACAGTCATTAACGGACGTTTTCTGGTTCCGGGAAGCCATCAGCCGGTTCTGAACGGATACATGACTATAGAAAACGATTTGATAACGTACATAGGAGAAGAGAAGCCCGTTATTGAAGACGGTGTGAGCACGATAGACGGCAGCAGGCTCCTGTTCATGCCTGGTCTGGTCAATACGCACGGTCATGCGGCAATGTCCCTGCTGCGCGGCTACGGGGATGATATGGTGCTGCAGGCCTGGCTGCAGGAAAAAATGTGGCCGATGGAAGAAAAGTTCACCGGTGAAGATGTATACTGGGGTACAGCTCTGTCTGTCCTGGAAATGCTCAAGGGCGGTACAACCACCTTCCTGGACATGTATGACCATATGGACCGGGTAGCCCGGGTAGTTGAGCAATCCGGCATCCGTTCAGTGCTGATGCGCGGTGTCATCGGATTGTGCCCGGAGGATGTGCAGAACCATAAGCTCGCGGAAGCCATCCGGTTTGCACAAGACTGGCACGGCAAGGCGGACGGCAGAATTACCACGATGATGTCGCCGCATGCCCCTTATACCTGTCCTCCCGACTTTTTCGTGAAATTTGTACAGGCAGCCCATGATCTGGATCTGCCGATGCATACACATATGTCCGAGACCCGTCATGAAGTAGAGCAGAATGCGGCTGATTACGGCCTGCGCCCTGTGGCTCACCTGGAGAAGCTGGGAATGTTCACGCGTCCTTCAATCATCGCTCACGGCGTTCATCTGAACGATGAGGAAATTGACATTCTCGCCCGCTACAAGGTCGGGGTTTCGCATAATCCGGGAAGTAACCTGAAGCTCGCCAGCGGTGTGGCACGTGTGCCGGAGCTGTTGAGAGCCGGTGTTCCCGTATCTCTTGGAACAGACGGTGCGGCCAGCAACAATAACCTGGACATGTTTGAAGAAATGCGTCTCGCTGCTCTCATTCATAAAGGGGTAAGCGGAGACCCGACAGCGGTTCCGGCACCTGAGGCGCTGCTGATGGCTACCGAATACGGTGCCCGGTCGGTGTTCCTCGACAATGTGGGCCGGCTTGCACCGGGAATGAAGGCGGATTTTATCGCTATCGATATCGATCAGCCGCATCTGCTGCCGCATACGGATCTTCTGTCCCATGTGGTCTATTCGGCCAGTGCCAAGGATGTGGAGCATGTCTGGGTGAACGGTCTGCAGGTTGTGAAGCACGGTCAATGCCTGACCCTGGATGAGGAAGAAATCCGCCGCAAAGCCCAGGAGACCTTTGAAGGGCTGCTGAAACGGTAA